One window of Lytechinus variegatus isolate NC3 chromosome 2, Lvar_3.0, whole genome shotgun sequence genomic DNA carries:
- the LOC121409371 gene encoding cystine/glutamate transporter-like yields the protein MGDPDKDVDQIPAAERPGGEKVVLKRTLGLASCISFIIGIVIGTGIFVSPKGVLRGVNGSVGWAMILWTLCGLISMTGALCYVELITSYTKSGGEFTFLLDAFGPVVAFLRMWTLLFLIGPSANAVQSLTVANYLTVPFFGCDEVPPPQSAVVLIAICVLFLIFFVNCISVKWTARLQVFFTVAKVFGLIILIITGLVFIFKGHVSNLQNAFEDTDISIKGVPLAIYSGIFAYAGWDYISSMTEEVKKPEKTIPISVMISMSTVIVIYLLANIGYFSLLTPQEVLSSDAVGADFGVRALGNWSWLIWLFVALSAAGNLNGAVFGRTRTFFVAAREGLLPEFLSMIHINHLTPIPAIAISLPFSIMFILVGDALVLIEYLTFIDWFFSALTIAIIPYYRWKYKDMRRPFKIPLPFAIIFIIFTLFIMVMTFYAKPIHSLVGVLATLAGIPVYYLCVWWNNKPQWMINATLKVNLLFQKFFFAIRQEEKTY from the exons ATGGGTGATCCGGACAAAGATGTCGACCAGATCCCCGCTGCGGAGAGACCTGGTGGTGAGAAAGTGGTCCTGAAACGGACATTAGGACTGGCTAGTTGCATCAGCTTCATCATTGGAATAGTTATTGGAACAGGAATATTCGTCTCACCCAAG GGTGTCCTGCGAGGGGTTAATGGTTCCGTTGGCTGGGCAATGATCCTCTGGACCCTCTGTGGCCTCATCTCGATGACAGGCGCCCTCTGCTACGTGGAACTCATCACCTCCTACACCAAGTCAGGTGGTGAATTCACCTTTCTACTTGATGCCTTTGGTCCAGTAGTGGCCTTCCTTCGCATGTGGACATTGCTCTTCCTCATCGGGCCATCGGCCAACGCTGTTCAGTCACTTACCGTCGCCAACTACCTTACCGTGCCGTTCTTCGGGTGCGACGAGGTTCCTCCGCCACAGTCCGCGGTTGTTCTGATTGCCATCTGTGTTCTGT TTTTAATCTTCTTTGTAAACTGTATTAGCGTGAAGTGGACAGCCCGACTTCAGGTGTTCTTTACAGTAGCGAAGGTCTTCGgtctcatcatcctcatcatcaccggACTTGTCTTCATCTTTAAGG GTCACGTGTCAAACCTTCAAAATGCTTTTGAGGATACGGATATTAGCATCAAGGGTGTCCCACTCGCCATCTATTCGGGAATATTTGCATATGCGGGCTG GGACTACATTTCTTCCATGACAGAAGAAGTTAAGAAACCAGAAAA AACGATCCCGATTAGTGTGATGATATCGATGTCGACCGTCATCGTCATCTACCTCCTCGCTAACATTGGCTACTTTTCTCTGCTGACTCCTCAAGAAGTGTTATCATCAGACGCAGTAGGGGCT GACTTTGGGGTGAGGGCATTAGGCAACTGGTCTTGGTTGATCTGGCTGTTTGTAGCCCTTTCTGCTGCTGGTAATCTCAACGGAGCCGTCTTCGGTAGGACCAG AACTTTCTTCGTAGCAGCACGAGAGGGCCTCCTACCAGAATTCTTATCGATGATTCACATTAACCATCTAACCCCGATTCCTGCCATCGCAATTTCG CTCCCTTTTAGTATCATGTTCATCTTGGTGGGTGACGCCCTTGTTCTGATAGAGTACCTTACATTCATCGATTGGTTCTTCTCGGCCTTGACCATCGCCATCATACCATACTACAGGTGGAAGTATAAGGATATGAGGAGACCATTCAAG attccTCTTCCATTTgctattatcttcatcatcttcactcTGTTTATCATGGTGATGACGTTCTACGCTAAACCCATTCATTCTCTTGTTGGAGTTCTTGCTACCCTGGCCGGAATACCGGTTTATTATCTCTGTGTTTGGTGGAACAACAAGCCCCAGTGGATGATCAATGCTACGT TGAAAGTCAACCTGTTATTCCAGAAGTTTTTCTTTGCTATCCGACAAGAAGAGAAGACCTATTAG